In Lacibacter sp. H375, one DNA window encodes the following:
- a CDS encoding DUF1801 domain-containing protein produces MAKYQAKTKETTSDVFKFIAAVPDQQKQKDALALVELMQEQSGFEPKMWGPSIIGFGSYQYVYESGHEGDAPLIGFSPRKAEFSLYLSSGFDQREELLQQFGKHKVAKACIYFKRLVDVDKGILKKMIKNSLKYMKEKYP; encoded by the coding sequence ATGGCAAAATACCAGGCAAAAACAAAAGAAACAACAAGCGATGTTTTTAAGTTTATTGCTGCTGTTCCTGATCAGCAAAAACAAAAAGATGCATTGGCACTTGTTGAGTTGATGCAAGAGCAATCGGGTTTTGAACCCAAAATGTGGGGGCCATCCATAATCGGTTTTGGCAGCTATCAGTATGTGTATGAAAGCGGACATGAAGGAGATGCACCCTTAATTGGTTTTTCGCCACGCAAGGCTGAGTTCTCACTCTATCTTTCCTCCGGGTTTGATCAGCGGGAAGAATTATTGCAACAATTCGGAAAACATAAAGTAGCAAAGGCCTGTATCTATTTTAAACGACTTGTAGATGTTGATAAAGGCATTTTAAAAAAGATGATCAAAAACTCGCTTAAGTACATGAAAGAAAAGTATCCGTGA